One Thermococcus sp. DNA segment encodes these proteins:
- a CDS encoding V-type ATP synthase subunit H: MEDVIKQIVEAEKKAEERIERAKEDAREIVLKAREEAKLIEENILKEADEKARSIIETARHEGEDEAKKIITGGEEELEKLRSKAMANFEAAVYEGVELIRGG, translated from the coding sequence ATGGAGGACGTCATCAAACAGATTGTTGAGGCCGAGAAAAAAGCAGAGGAACGTATTGAACGCGCCAAGGAGGACGCTAGGGAGATAGTTCTCAAGGCGAGAGAAGAGGCCAAGCTGATTGAAGAGAACATCCTTAAAGAAGCGGATGAGAAGGCCAGGTCCATTATTGAAACGGCCCGACATGAGGGGGAGGATGAGGCTAAAAAGATCATCACAGGGGGGGAGGAGGAGCTTGAAAAACTCAGGTCGAAGGCGATGGCCAACTTTGAGGCCGCTGTATATGAGGGAGTAGAGCTCATAAGAGGGGGCTGA
- a CDS encoding TrkA family potassium uptake protein — protein sequence MFVVIMGAGRVGYLVAKMLEQDGHDVTIVEMDKERAKELSLLVNGLVIEGDATDPKTLEEANIKQADAFAALTGKDDANLLACILAKHLNPNVRTSLRLGNPKNKRIFEEVGDLKKYFDFVISPEEIAAEYISRNIVTPGFDRVLFPGEGAEIVRFHLTGDNEVAGKLVKDLKLPRDALIVAAYDERGNLIIPSGDTKLPERGQIIIFAKNNVLDDVKGLFEKRKSENEKT from the coding sequence ATGTTCGTCGTGATAATGGGCGCCGGTAGGGTCGGCTACCTCGTGGCCAAGATGCTGGAGCAGGACGGCCACGACGTCACCATAGTTGAGATGGACAAGGAGAGGGCCAAGGAGCTCTCCCTCCTTGTCAACGGTCTGGTCATAGAGGGCGACGCAACCGACCCGAAGACCCTGGAGGAGGCCAACATAAAGCAGGCGGACGCTTTTGCGGCCTTGACTGGTAAGGATGACGCTAACCTGCTCGCCTGCATTCTTGCCAAGCATCTGAACCCCAACGTCAGAACGTCCCTCAGACTCGGAAACCCGAAGAACAAGCGCATATTCGAGGAGGTCGGCGACCTGAAGAAGTACTTTGACTTCGTCATAAGTCCCGAGGAGATAGCGGCTGAGTACATCAGCAGAAACATCGTCACCCCCGGCTTTGATAGGGTTCTGTTCCCTGGGGAAGGGGCGGAGATAGTGCGCTTCCACCTAACGGGGGACAACGAGGTGGCGGGCAAGCTTGTGAAGGACCTGAAACTTCCAAGGGACGCATTGATAGTCGCGGCCTACGATGAGAGGGGGAACCTGATAATCCCATCCGGTGACACGAAGCTCCCAGAGAGGGGGCAGATAATAATCTTTGCAAAGAACAACGTTCTGGACGATGTTAAGGGCCTTTTTGAAAAGAGAAAGTCTGAAAACGAAAAGACCTAG